From a region of the Oncorhynchus mykiss isolate Arlee chromosome 32, USDA_OmykA_1.1, whole genome shotgun sequence genome:
- the zgc:86598 gene encoding casein kinase II subunit alpha isoform X2 encodes MYEILKALDYCHSMGIMHRDVKPHNVMIDHEHRKLRLIDWGLAEFYHPAQEYNVRVASRYFKGPELLVDYQMYDYSLDMWSLGCMLASMIFRKEPFFHGHDNYDQLVRIAKVLGTEDLYDYIDKYNIELDPRFNDILGRHSRKRWERFVHSENQHLVSTEALDFLDKLLRYDHHARLTAREAMDQPYFYPIVKDQARMGSTSGLSTGSTPVSSSSMMTGITSMSSSQPLANVAGSPVISSPSALATQVPAAAGAQP; translated from the exons ATGTACGAGATCTTAAAG GCCCTGGACTACTGTCACAGTATGGGCATCATGCACCGAGACGTCAAGCCACACAACGTCATGATTGACCACGAACACAGAAAG CTTCGCCTTATAGACTGGGGTTTGGCAGAGTTCTACCACCCTGCTCAGGAGTACAATGTACGAGTGGCGTCCCGATACTTCAAGGGTCCAGAGCTGCTAGTCGACTACCAG ATGTATGACTACAGTTTAGACATGTGGAGCTTGGGCTGCATGCTGGCCAGTATGATCTTCAGGAAGGAGCCTTTCTTCCACGGACACGACAACTACGACCAG CTTGTACGAATCGCAAAAGTCCTGGGCACAGAAGATCTTTATGACTACATCGATAAATACAACATCGAGCTAGACCCACGGTTCAACGACATTCTGGGCAG ACATTCCCGTAAACGGTGGGAGAGGTTTGTGCACAGTGAGAATCAGCACCTGGTGAGCACCGAGGCTCTGGACTTCCTGGACAAGCTGCTGCGCTACGACCACCACGCCCGCCTCACAGCCCGGGAGGCCATGGACCAGCCCTACTTCT aCCCCATTGTGAAAGACCAGGCGAGGATGGGCTCTACATCAGGGCTGTCGACTGGTTCTACCCCAGTCAGCTCCTCCAGTATGATGACAG GCATCACCTCCATGTCCTCGTCGCAGCCCCTGGCTAATGTGGCGGGCTCTCCTGTGATCTCCTCCCCCAGTGCTCTGGCCACTCAGGTCCCAGCCGCTGCCGGGGCCCAGCCCTGA